From Skermanella sp. TT6, a single genomic window includes:
- a CDS encoding GAF domain-containing protein, whose amino-acid sequence MSGAAVGEPPRFLSGGGEMGARLRAHDWTSSPLGLPRDWPAALSTAVGIMLSSRHPMYVAWGPDLLFFHNDSYIPLLGAKHPAEPGQPFSRLWAEIWDDLRLLTERALAGEAIWFEDFHLSMTRNGVLEDAWFTFSFSPLRDEAGEVAGFLCACMETTGEVMTKRRLTLQLDLAERLRTLDTSGDIAAVVAEMLGRHFKASRAGYAEIGRDGPAFTVESDWTDGRMPSLAGRSFPLDVLGDEVVDHLRAGRTLRIDDLAADPRTAEAVSAGIAIRAMLAVPLVKGGRLAAILYLHEPAPRPWTEADAELAVGVVERTWEAIGRARAVGALNRQRAEESGRLRRLFEQAPSFMAVLREPGHVYELANASYRRLVGDREIIGKPIRQAIPELEEQGIVRLLDQVYASGEPYVGRALRLLFQRDPDGRKAGSRGKEHFVDFVLQPITRGDGTVAGIFIDGNDVTDLVRARERAACLVELGDRLRDLRDTAAIAQTAAEILGTALGVSRAGYGRIDASGLKVRIERAWADGHVASIAGTHDFSLYGNFIDDLHRGELLAIPDVAADPRTAGHAEALRAIDVSAMVNVPLMEEGRLSAVLYIHDRTPRAWTGEELALIREVADRTWSAAERARSEASLRLLNRTLEQQVAERTRDRDRMWRLSTDVMLVAGFDGRIVAVNPAWTTLLGWTEAELLSLSFLDLVHPDDRAATEGEAGRLARGLVTLRFENRYRHKDGSYRLISWTAVPDEARIHAVGRDMTAEREALDALRSTEEALRQSQKMEAVGQLTGGVAHDFNNLLQVILGNLDMLQDRLSDREDLRGPVRFAMQAGDRAATLTQRLLAFARRQPLAPVSLDLNALVGDMRELIRRSVGEAIRVETVAAGGLWRTWADANQVENALLNLVINARDAMPTGGRLVVETANANLDGSYIAAEFGLEPGEYVCLSVTDTGTGMPRDVAARAFEPFFTTKAIGQGTGLGLSQLYGFARQSGGHAAIYSEEGRGTTVKLYLPRHRGAAQSEAPSEATAAPVPPEPKRARDGETILVLEDEGLVRMLLVQSLERQGYRVVEAHEPQAALAVLEADGKIDLLATDVGLPGMNGRQVAEIARLRRPDLPVLFLTGYAHDAALDESILGPRTQVLGKPFNARTLLAKIRAMLESAG is encoded by the coding sequence ATGAGCGGGGCGGCCGTCGGGGAGCCGCCGCGCTTCCTGTCGGGCGGCGGCGAGATGGGCGCCCGCCTGCGCGCCCACGACTGGACGTCCTCGCCCCTCGGGCTGCCCCGCGACTGGCCGGCGGCGCTCAGCACGGCGGTCGGCATCATGCTCAGCTCGCGCCACCCGATGTACGTGGCGTGGGGGCCGGATCTCCTCTTCTTCCATAACGACAGCTACATCCCGCTACTGGGCGCCAAGCACCCGGCGGAGCCGGGCCAGCCCTTCTCCCGCCTGTGGGCGGAGATCTGGGACGACCTGCGGCTGCTGACCGAACGGGCCCTGGCGGGCGAGGCGATCTGGTTCGAGGATTTCCACCTTTCCATGACCCGCAACGGCGTCCTGGAGGACGCCTGGTTCACCTTCTCCTTCTCGCCGCTGCGCGACGAGGCGGGGGAGGTCGCCGGCTTCCTGTGCGCCTGCATGGAGACGACGGGCGAGGTCATGACGAAGCGGCGCCTGACGCTCCAGCTCGACCTCGCCGAGCGGCTGCGCACCCTCGACACCTCCGGGGACATCGCGGCCGTGGTGGCGGAGATGCTCGGCCGGCATTTCAAGGCGTCGCGCGCGGGCTACGCCGAGATCGGCCGGGACGGGCCGGCCTTCACGGTGGAGAGCGACTGGACCGACGGCAGGATGCCGAGCCTGGCGGGACGCTCGTTCCCGCTCGACGTGCTCGGCGACGAGGTGGTCGACCATCTCCGGGCCGGACGCACGCTCCGGATCGACGACCTCGCCGCCGACCCGCGGACGGCCGAAGCGGTATCCGCCGGGATCGCCATCCGGGCGATGCTGGCGGTCCCGCTGGTCAAGGGCGGTCGTCTCGCCGCCATCCTCTATCTGCACGAGCCGGCCCCCCGCCCCTGGACCGAGGCTGACGCGGAGCTGGCGGTCGGCGTCGTCGAGCGGACCTGGGAAGCGATCGGGCGGGCGCGGGCGGTCGGCGCGTTGAACCGCCAGAGGGCGGAGGAGAGCGGGCGTCTGCGACGCCTGTTCGAGCAGGCGCCCAGCTTCATGGCCGTGCTGCGCGAGCCGGGCCACGTCTACGAACTGGCGAACGCCTCCTACCGCCGCCTGGTCGGCGACCGCGAGATCATCGGCAAGCCGATCCGCCAGGCCATCCCGGAACTGGAGGAGCAGGGCATCGTGCGGCTGCTCGACCAGGTCTACGCCAGCGGCGAGCCCTATGTCGGGCGGGCGCTCCGCCTGCTGTTCCAGCGGGATCCCGACGGCCGGAAGGCCGGCTCCCGCGGGAAGGAGCATTTCGTCGACTTCGTCCTGCAGCCGATCACCCGCGGCGACGGCACGGTCGCCGGCATCTTCATCGACGGCAACGACGTCACTGACCTGGTCCGCGCGCGAGAGCGTGCCGCCTGCCTGGTCGAGCTGGGCGACCGGCTGCGCGACCTCAGAGATACCGCCGCCATCGCCCAGACGGCGGCGGAGATCCTGGGCACGGCCCTCGGCGTCTCCCGTGCCGGATACGGCAGGATCGATGCGAGCGGGCTCAAGGTCCGGATCGAGCGCGCCTGGGCGGACGGGCATGTCGCGAGCATCGCCGGCACCCATGATTTCAGCCTTTACGGCAATTTCATCGACGACCTGCACCGGGGAGAGCTGCTGGCCATCCCGGACGTCGCCGCGGACCCCCGGACGGCCGGCCATGCCGAGGCGCTGCGCGCGATCGACGTCTCGGCGATGGTCAACGTCCCGTTGATGGAAGAAGGGCGGCTCTCGGCAGTGCTCTACATCCATGACCGGACGCCGCGCGCCTGGACGGGCGAGGAACTGGCCCTGATCCGCGAGGTCGCCGACCGGACCTGGTCCGCGGCCGAGCGCGCCCGGTCGGAGGCGTCGTTGCGCCTGCTGAACCGAACGCTCGAACAGCAGGTCGCCGAGCGGACCCGCGACCGCGACCGCATGTGGCGCCTCTCGACCGACGTCATGCTGGTCGCCGGCTTCGACGGGCGGATCGTCGCGGTCAACCCGGCTTGGACGACCCTGCTGGGCTGGACCGAAGCCGAACTGCTGAGCCTGTCGTTCCTCGACCTGGTCCACCCCGACGACCGCGCCGCGACCGAGGGGGAGGCCGGCCGCCTCGCCAGGGGGCTGGTGACGCTGCGGTTCGAGAACCGCTACCGTCACAAGGACGGCTCCTACCGCCTGATCTCGTGGACGGCGGTGCCCGACGAAGCCCGTATCCACGCGGTCGGCCGCGACATGACGGCCGAGCGCGAGGCCTTGGACGCGCTCCGCTCCACCGAGGAGGCGCTCCGCCAATCCCAGAAGATGGAAGCCGTGGGTCAGCTCACCGGCGGCGTCGCCCACGACTTCAACAATCTGCTCCAGGTGATCCTCGGCAACCTGGACATGCTGCAGGACAGGCTGTCGGACCGCGAGGACCTGCGGGGCCCCGTCCGCTTCGCGATGCAGGCCGGCGACCGGGCGGCGACGCTGACGCAGCGGCTGCTGGCCTTCGCCCGGCGCCAGCCCCTCGCTCCGGTCAGCCTGGACCTCAACGCGCTGGTCGGCGACATGCGGGAGCTGATCCGGCGGTCGGTCGGCGAGGCGATCCGGGTCGAGACGGTGGCGGCCGGCGGGCTGTGGCGGACCTGGGCGGACGCCAACCAGGTGGAGAACGCCCTGCTGAACCTGGTGATCAACGCCCGCGACGCCATGCCCACCGGCGGCCGGCTGGTCGTCGAGACGGCGAACGCGAACCTGGACGGGAGCTATATCGCGGCCGAATTCGGGCTCGAGCCCGGGGAATATGTCTGCCTGTCGGTGACCGATACCGGCACCGGCATGCCGCGCGACGTGGCTGCCCGGGCATTCGAGCCGTTCTTCACCACCAAGGCGATCGGTCAGGGCACGGGGCTGGGGCTCAGCCAGCTCTACGGCTTCGCCCGCCAATCCGGCGGCCATGCCGCGATCTATTCCGAGGAGGGCAGGGGCACCACGGTCAAGCTCTACCTGCCGCGCCATCGCGGCGCCGCCCAGTCCGAGGCCCCGTCCGAGGCGACGGCGGCACCGGTCCCGCCGGAACCGAAGCGCGCCAGGGACGGCGAGACGATCCTCGTCCTGGAGGACGAGGGGCTCGTGCGCATGCTGCTGGTCCAGTCGCTGGAACGGCAGGGCTACCGCGTGGTCGAGGCGCACGAACCCCAGGCGGCGCTGGCCGTCCTGGAGGCGGACGGGAAGATCGACCTGCTGGCGACCGATGTCGGGCTTCCCGGCATGAACGGCCGCCAGGTGGCCGAGATCGCCCGCCTGCGCCGGCCCGACCTGCCGGTCCTGTTCCTGACCGGCTACGCCCACGACGCCGCCCTTGACGAGAGCATCCTCGGCCCGCGCACCCAGGTGCTGGGCAAACCCTTCAACGCCCGCACCCTCCTGGCGAAGATCCGCGCCATGCTGGAAAGCGCGGGCTGA
- a CDS encoding xanthine dehydrogenase family protein molybdopterin-binding subunit, with protein MTIALKTSRRGFLVGSAAAAGGFMLGFHIPFGAEAATSAADAAAGTPELNAWVVVRPDETVVVRVARVEMGQGTLTGLAQLVAEELDCDWSRVTTEYPTPGQNVARNRVWGNFQTAGSRGIRDSHDYVRKGGAAARMMLVQAAADEWKVPAADCTVDKGVITHAASGRTTTYGKVAASAARLEPPADVPLKDPRDWKIAGKPLKRLDTAEKLNGAQVYSMDVKLPGMLNAAVRECPVFGGKVRSFDAAAVEGMPGVKRVVAVGDTGVAVVADTWWRAKTALEALPVEWDEGPNAGLSSEAIAATLREGLDAPEAFVGNQAGDIKASLAKPGNKVIDAVYSYPYQHHATMEPMNATALFTADKCEVWTATQNAEAALATASTAAGLPIPQCEVYRLHLGGGFGRRSSSHDYVRQAVLIAKQMPGTPVKLIWSREEDMLHGRYHPITQCKLTGALDADGNLDGLHMRISGQSILAAINPQALQGGRDQATFQGLNPGGTEGVLGYTIPNLLVDHAMRNPPVPPGFWRGVNNNQNAIYLECFVDELAHAAGADPLEFRRKLLVNHPRHLAVLNAVAEKAGWGTPAPEGVHRGLSQHMGYGSYVAACAEVSVSDDGALKIHRIVAATDSGHAVNPQQIEAQVEGSFVYGLSALLYGEITLKDGRVQQENFDTYQMLRMEEMPQVETVVMPSGGFWGGVGEPTIFVAAPAVLNAIFAATGKRIRSVPLANADLRRA; from the coding sequence ATGACGATCGCGCTCAAGACGTCGCGCCGCGGCTTCCTGGTCGGCTCCGCCGCGGCGGCCGGCGGATTCATGCTGGGCTTCCACATCCCGTTCGGGGCGGAGGCGGCGACGTCCGCCGCCGATGCCGCGGCCGGGACGCCCGAACTCAACGCCTGGGTGGTGGTGCGGCCGGACGAGACCGTGGTGGTCCGCGTCGCCCGCGTCGAGATGGGGCAGGGCACGCTGACCGGCCTGGCCCAGCTGGTCGCCGAGGAGCTGGACTGCGACTGGTCCCGGGTCACCACCGAATATCCGACGCCCGGCCAGAACGTCGCGCGCAACCGGGTCTGGGGCAATTTCCAGACGGCGGGCAGCCGCGGCATCCGCGATTCCCACGACTATGTCCGGAAGGGCGGTGCCGCCGCCCGCATGATGCTGGTCCAGGCCGCCGCGGACGAGTGGAAGGTCCCGGCCGCCGACTGCACGGTGGACAAGGGCGTCATCACCCACGCCGCGTCGGGCAGGACCACGACCTACGGCAAGGTGGCAGCATCCGCCGCCCGGCTGGAACCGCCCGCCGACGTCCCGCTGAAGGACCCCAGGGACTGGAAGATCGCGGGCAAGCCGCTCAAGCGCCTCGACACGGCGGAGAAGCTGAACGGCGCCCAGGTCTACTCGATGGACGTCAAGCTGCCGGGCATGCTGAACGCCGCGGTCCGCGAGTGCCCCGTGTTCGGCGGCAAGGTCAGGAGCTTCGACGCCGCCGCGGTCGAAGGGATGCCCGGGGTCAAGCGGGTGGTCGCCGTGGGCGATACCGGCGTGGCGGTGGTCGCCGACACCTGGTGGCGCGCCAAGACCGCGCTGGAGGCCCTGCCGGTCGAGTGGGACGAGGGGCCGAACGCCGGCCTGTCCAGCGAGGCCATCGCCGCGACGCTCCGCGAAGGGCTCGACGCGCCGGAAGCCTTCGTCGGCAACCAGGCCGGCGACATCAAGGCGTCGCTCGCCAAGCCCGGCAACAAGGTGATCGACGCGGTCTACAGCTACCCTTACCAGCACCACGCCACCATGGAGCCGATGAACGCGACCGCGCTGTTCACCGCCGACAAGTGCGAGGTCTGGACCGCGACCCAGAACGCGGAGGCGGCGCTCGCCACCGCCTCCACCGCCGCCGGGCTGCCGATTCCGCAATGCGAGGTCTACCGGCTCCATCTCGGCGGCGGGTTCGGCCGGCGCTCGTCCAGCCACGACTATGTCCGGCAGGCGGTGCTGATCGCGAAGCAGATGCCCGGCACGCCGGTCAAGCTGATCTGGTCGCGGGAGGAGGACATGCTCCACGGCCGCTACCACCCGATCACCCAGTGCAAGCTGACCGGCGCGCTGGACGCCGACGGCAACCTGGACGGCCTGCACATGCGGATCTCCGGGCAGTCGATCCTGGCGGCGATCAACCCGCAGGCGCTCCAGGGCGGGCGCGACCAGGCCACGTTCCAGGGGCTGAACCCGGGCGGCACGGAAGGGGTGCTGGGCTACACGATCCCGAACCTGCTGGTCGACCACGCCATGCGCAATCCTCCGGTGCCGCCGGGGTTCTGGCGCGGCGTGAACAACAACCAGAACGCAATCTACCTGGAATGCTTCGTGGACGAGCTGGCCCATGCCGCCGGCGCCGATCCGCTGGAGTTCCGCCGCAAGCTGCTGGTCAACCATCCCCGGCACCTGGCCGTGCTGAACGCGGTCGCGGAAAAGGCGGGTTGGGGCACGCCGGCACCGGAGGGTGTTCATCGCGGATTGTCCCAGCACATGGGCTACGGCAGCTACGTGGCGGCCTGCGCCGAGGTGTCGGTCAGCGACGACGGGGCCCTGAAGATCCATCGGATCGTCGCGGCCACCGACAGCGGCCACGCGGTCAACCCGCAGCAGATCGAGGCGCAGGTCGAAGGTTCCTTCGTCTACGGCCTCTCCGCCCTGCTCTACGGCGAGATCACGCTGAAGGACGGCCGGGTCCAACAGGAGAATTTCGACACCTACCAGATGCTGCGCATGGAGGAGATGCCGCAGGTCGAGACCGTCGTCATGCCGTCGGGCGGCTTCTGGGGCGGCGTCGGCGAGCCGACGATCTTCGTGGCGGCGCCCGCCGTGCTCAACGCGATCTTCGCGGCGACCGGCAAGCGCATCCGCTCGGTGCCCCTGGCGAACGCGGACCTGCGCAGGGCATGA
- a CDS encoding AAA family ATPase: MAFKRVDKDTLPPRRWALKGYYGDGKSTFILAMHQPTLMIDADGRRHELKGSELYELSEEPSDHRSVERIQDILDKNMPGSGIRTIAIDSVTSLIGTSIARAMLDNAADRNKNKNQAWVDKAERMRLLQDAVTAHGSHVLWIWHLEDAQLNGIAQIRETLPETERERLFRSLNASLRIVREKDRRGVLVEWSREGPSGMVIWDEEGHWKGVPERIEAAIYGRGGGAKPTPPKPAVTETAAGPILEEAPRAAAKAAAQPAAPAADNVLTFYSPTEAVAWGVDQGAFPDAAAAQAAYDQLKGEVGPRNAKEMYAAWIDFVSSRKQRRRRA, translated from the coding sequence ATGGCTTTCAAGCGAGTTGACAAGGATACGCTCCCGCCGCGGCGCTGGGCGCTCAAGGGCTATTACGGTGACGGCAAGTCGACCTTCATCCTGGCCATGCACCAGCCGACGCTCATGATCGATGCCGACGGCCGCCGGCATGAGCTGAAGGGGAGCGAGCTTTACGAATTGAGCGAGGAACCCTCGGACCACCGCTCGGTCGAGCGTATCCAGGACATCCTCGACAAGAACATGCCGGGGTCCGGCATCCGGACCATCGCGATCGACAGCGTCACGTCGCTGATCGGCACCTCCATCGCGCGCGCGATGCTGGACAACGCGGCCGACCGCAACAAGAACAAGAACCAGGCCTGGGTCGACAAGGCGGAGCGGATGCGCCTGCTCCAGGACGCCGTCACCGCCCACGGCTCCCACGTCCTGTGGATCTGGCACCTGGAGGACGCGCAGCTGAACGGCATCGCCCAGATCCGCGAGACCCTGCCGGAGACGGAGCGCGAGCGGCTGTTCCGCTCGCTGAACGCGTCGCTCCGCATCGTCCGGGAAAAGGACCGGCGCGGCGTCCTGGTGGAGTGGTCGCGCGAAGGCCCGTCCGGCATGGTGATCTGGGACGAGGAGGGTCACTGGAAAGGCGTGCCGGAGCGGATCGAGGCCGCCATCTACGGACGCGGCGGCGGCGCGAAGCCCACGCCCCCCAAGCCCGCGGTCACGGAGACCGCCGCCGGCCCGATCCTGGAGGAGGCCCCCAGGGCCGCAGCCAAAGCGGCCGCGCAGCCGGCGGCCCCGGCGGCCGACAACGTGCTGACCTTCTACAGCCCGACCGAGGCGGTCGCCTGGGGAGTCGACCAGGGAGCCTTCCCCGACGCGGCGGCGGCCCAGGCCGCCTACGACCAGCTCAAGGGCGAGGTCGGGCCGCGCAACGCGAAGGAAATGTACGCCGCCTGGATCGACTTCGTGTCGAGTCGCAAGCAGCGGCGCCGCCGGGCGTAG
- a CDS encoding c-type cytochrome, with protein MIRAAVLSGVLVLAAAASPAAEPPGASSCSGCHALGGEAAPGIPPILSKSADEITAAMLAYRAGEGGPTVMDRISKGFTEEEIRAIAAWIASRR; from the coding sequence ATGATCCGCGCCGCCGTCCTGTCCGGCGTGCTGGTCCTGGCCGCCGCCGCAAGCCCGGCTGCGGAACCGCCCGGAGCCTCGTCCTGCTCCGGGTGCCATGCCCTGGGCGGCGAGGCGGCACCGGGCATCCCGCCGATTCTGTCGAAGTCGGCCGACGAGATAACGGCGGCGATGCTGGCATACCGGGCGGGGGAGGGCGGTCCCACGGTGATGGACCGGATATCCAAGGGCTTCACCGAGGAGGAGATCCGGGCGATAGCCGCCTGGATCGCCTCCCGCCGCTGA
- a CDS encoding NAD(P)/FAD-dependent oxidoreductase: MDPLHPSRRTVLKALAAGASAALVRPVRAQAPPRVVVIGGGFGGGTCARFLKTHGLDVTLVEPSPTFTACPLSNSVVVGLRPIERQRFGYDGIRRAGVAVVHQRAAAVDPQARRVTLGDGVVLDYDRLVMSPGIDIRYGALPGYDEKAAQVMPHAWKAGEQTVLLARRLEALEDGGVVVMSVPANPYRCPPGPYERASLIAHYLKTRKPRSKLIVLDAKDGFSKQRLFQAAWARLYPGLLELVPLSGGGQVTAVEPDGLTFVTDFDRVKADVANVIPPQKAAAIAEAAGVADRSGWCPIDPVSFESRLQPGIHVIGDSAIAGAMPKSAFSANAQAKACAEAVAALLRDDQPASPKLINTCYSLVAPDYGISVAGVYAPSSGTLADVEGAGGTSPLDAPDEARAKEAAYAHSWFDIVTAEVFG, from the coding sequence ATGGACCCGCTCCATCCCAGCCGCCGCACGGTCCTGAAGGCGCTGGCCGCCGGGGCGTCGGCGGCGCTCGTTCGTCCGGTCCGCGCCCAGGCGCCGCCCCGGGTCGTCGTCATCGGCGGCGGCTTCGGGGGCGGCACCTGCGCCCGTTTCCTCAAGACCCACGGCCTCGACGTGACCCTGGTCGAGCCCAGCCCGACCTTCACCGCCTGCCCGCTCAGCAACTCGGTGGTCGTCGGGCTGCGGCCCATCGAGCGGCAGCGGTTCGGCTATGACGGCATCCGGCGCGCCGGCGTCGCCGTCGTCCACCAGCGGGCCGCCGCCGTCGATCCCCAGGCCCGCCGCGTCACCCTCGGCGACGGCGTGGTGCTCGACTACGACCGCCTCGTCATGTCACCCGGCATCGACATCCGGTACGGCGCCTTGCCCGGCTACGACGAGAAGGCCGCCCAGGTGATGCCGCACGCCTGGAAGGCGGGCGAGCAGACGGTCCTGCTGGCGCGCCGCCTGGAAGCCCTGGAGGATGGCGGCGTGGTCGTCATGTCGGTCCCGGCCAACCCCTACCGCTGCCCGCCGGGACCGTACGAGCGCGCCAGCCTGATCGCCCATTACCTGAAGACCCGCAAGCCGCGCTCCAAGCTGATCGTGCTCGACGCCAAGGACGGCTTTTCCAAGCAGCGGCTGTTCCAGGCGGCCTGGGCCAGGCTCTACCCCGGCCTGCTGGAACTCGTGCCGCTGTCCGGCGGCGGGCAGGTCACCGCGGTGGAGCCCGACGGCCTGACCTTCGTCACCGACTTCGACCGGGTGAAGGCCGACGTCGCCAACGTGATCCCGCCGCAGAAGGCAGCCGCGATCGCGGAGGCCGCCGGCGTGGCGGACCGCTCCGGCTGGTGCCCGATCGATCCCGTCAGTTTCGAATCCCGGCTCCAGCCCGGCATCCACGTGATCGGCGATTCCGCCATCGCGGGCGCCATGCCGAAGTCGGCTTTCTCCGCCAACGCCCAGGCCAAGGCCTGCGCCGAAGCCGTCGCCGCCCTGCTGCGCGACGACCAGCCGGCATCGCCCAAGCTGATCAACACCTGCTACAGCCTGGTGGCGCCCGACTACGGCATCTCGGTCGCGGGCGTCTATGCGCCGTCCTCCGGCACGCTGGCCGACGTGGAAGGCGCCGGCGGCACCAGCCCGCTCGACGCTCCCGACGAAGCCCGGGCCAAGGAGGCGGCCTATGCCCACTCCTGGTTCGACATCGTCACGGCGGAGGTGTTCGGATGA
- a CDS encoding SoxY-related AACIE arm protein has product MANGDPTGATRRDVLRAGAALGVLLLVRPAGATPAALADAIKDFTKGAPVNPGKVELVLPALVENGNSVPLSVNVAHWMQPGDFVRTIAVFNEKNPQPNVATFHLTPRSGRASVATRIRLGDSQRIVAIAQLSDGSFWSDEAEVIVTLPACAES; this is encoded by the coding sequence ATGGCGAATGGCGATCCCACGGGGGCCACGCGGCGGGACGTCCTGCGCGCCGGCGCCGCGCTCGGCGTGCTCCTGCTGGTCCGGCCGGCCGGGGCGACGCCGGCCGCCCTGGCGGACGCGATAAAGGACTTCACGAAGGGCGCGCCGGTCAACCCGGGCAAGGTCGAGCTCGTCCTGCCGGCGCTGGTCGAGAACGGCAACTCCGTCCCCCTGAGCGTCAATGTCGCCCACTGGATGCAGCCCGGCGACTTCGTCCGGACCATCGCCGTGTTCAACGAGAAGAACCCCCAGCCCAACGTCGCGACCTTCCACCTGACCCCCCGGTCCGGCCGGGCGAGCGTCGCTACCCGCATCCGCCTGGGCGATTCCCAGAGGATCGTCGCCATCGCCCAGCTCAGCGACGGCAGTTTCTGGTCCGACGAGGCCGAGGTGATCGTGACCCTTCCCGCCTGCGCGGAGAGCTGA
- a CDS encoding (2Fe-2S)-binding protein, with translation MVQLKINGTSHDIEVEPDTPLLWVIREQVGLTGTKFGCGIAQCGACTVLMDGVAVRSCVTPVSAVGADQQIVTIEGLSPDNGHPLQKAWAELDVPQCGYCQSGQIMAAAALLQSNPNPSDDDINAEMTNICRCGTYNRIRAAIKLAAAGGGDVGRG, from the coding sequence GTGGTCCAGCTAAAAATCAACGGCACGTCGCACGATATCGAGGTCGAACCCGATACGCCGCTTCTCTGGGTCATCCGGGAGCAGGTCGGCCTGACGGGCACCAAGTTCGGTTGCGGCATCGCGCAGTGCGGCGCCTGCACGGTCCTCATGGACGGCGTGGCCGTCCGCTCCTGCGTGACGCCGGTCAGCGCCGTCGGCGCCGACCAGCAGATCGTCACCATCGAGGGGCTGTCGCCCGACAACGGCCATCCGCTCCAGAAGGCCTGGGCGGAGCTGGACGTGCCGCAATGCGGCTACTGCCAGTCGGGCCAGATCATGGCTGCGGCGGCCCTGCTGCAATCGAACCCGAACCCCAGCGACGACGACATCAACGCCGAGATGACGAACATCTGCCGCTGCGGGACCTACAACCGCATCCGTGCGGCCATCAAGCTCGCCGCCGCCGGCGGCGGCGACGTCGGGCGCGGCTGA
- the soxX gene encoding sulfur oxidation c-type cytochrome SoxX, which translates to MMWAITLALALSPGYEVVGDSIPEPLAGAVGDPARGREIVTSRQTGLCLLCHSGPFPEERFPGDLAPSLAGVGARLSEGRIRLRIVDPGSLDPDTIMPSYYRADGLDRVAEAWRGRPILSAGQIEDVVAFLATLKD; encoded by the coding sequence ATGATGTGGGCGATCACCCTCGCCCTGGCGCTGTCCCCCGGCTACGAGGTCGTCGGCGATTCAATCCCGGAGCCCCTGGCCGGGGCCGTCGGCGACCCCGCCCGCGGGCGGGAGATCGTGACCAGCCGCCAGACCGGCCTGTGCCTGCTGTGCCATTCCGGCCCGTTCCCGGAGGAGCGCTTCCCGGGCGACCTGGCGCCGTCGCTGGCCGGCGTCGGCGCCCGCCTGTCCGAAGGCAGGATCCGGCTGCGGATCGTGGACCCGGGCAGCCTTGATCCGGACACCATCATGCCCTCCTATTACAGGGCCGACGGACTCGACCGCGTGGCGGAGGCGTGGCGCGGCAGGCCGATCCTGTCGGCCGGGCAGATCGAGGACGTCGTGGCGTTCCTGGCGACACTGAAGGATTGA
- a CDS encoding TerC family protein, with protein sequence MIWIGFNAFILVLLALDLGVFNRRPRQITVREALIASSCYISLAFAFNGGIYWFMGMQKGLEFTTGYLIEWSLSVDNIFVMAMIFGHFAVPPQYQHRVLFWGIMGALVMRAALIFAGTALIHQFHWTIYLFGAFLLFTGIKMLLSSDEEKNLDDNRILRFVRARVRMTDNYEGTAFFVRRNGLLLATPMLLVLVMIEATDLMFALDSVPAIFAVTSDPFIVYTSNVFAILGLRSLYFALAGIIHRFSYLKYGLSLVLVFIGTKMMLIDIWKVPTALALGVTAALIGGSVLLSLIKTRNEPVPEDLAKVENQMGEYQDQAEAARHS encoded by the coding sequence TTGATTTGGATAGGCTTCAACGCCTTCATCCTGGTACTCCTGGCACTCGACCTCGGCGTCTTCAACCGCCGTCCCCGTCAGATCACCGTCCGCGAGGCGCTGATCGCCAGTTCCTGCTACATCTCCCTCGCCTTCGCCTTCAACGGCGGCATCTACTGGTTCATGGGGATGCAGAAGGGGCTGGAATTCACGACCGGCTACCTGATCGAATGGAGCCTGTCGGTCGACAACATCTTCGTCATGGCGATGATCTTCGGCCACTTCGCCGTGCCGCCCCAATACCAGCACAGGGTCCTGTTCTGGGGCATCATGGGCGCGCTGGTCATGCGGGCGGCCCTGATCTTCGCCGGAACGGCGCTGATCCACCAGTTCCACTGGACGATCTACCTGTTCGGCGCGTTCCTGCTGTTCACCGGCATCAAGATGCTGTTGTCGTCCGACGAGGAGAAGAACCTCGACGACAACCGCATCCTCCGCTTCGTCCGTGCCCGCGTCCGCATGACCGACAATTACGAGGGCACCGCCTTCTTCGTGCGGCGCAACGGGCTGCTCCTGGCGACGCCGATGCTGCTCGTGCTGGTGATGATCGAGGCGACCGACCTGATGTTCGCGCTCGACAGCGTGCCGGCGATCTTCGCGGTGACCAGCGACCCGTTCATCGTCTACACCTCCAACGTCTTCGCGATCCTGGGATTGCGGTCGCTCTATTTCGCGCTGGCCGGCATCATCCACCGGTTCAGCTACCTGAAATACGGGCTGTCGCTGGTGCTGGTGTTCATCGGGACCAAGATGATGCTGATCGACATCTGGAAGGTGCCGACCGCGCTGGCGCTCGGCGTCACCGCGGCGCTGATCGGCGGTTCCGTCCTCCTGTCGCTGATCAAGACCCGGAACGAGCCCGTTCCGGAGGACTTGGCCAAGGTCGAGAACCAGATGGGCGAATACCAGGACCAGGCGGAAGCGGCGCGCCACTCCTGA